The genomic DNA CGGCGGTGATCTCGAAGCAGGGATGGCCGCGGAAGCTCTCGCGGGCGTCCCGGTCCAGGCCGAAGTGGTGGAAGTAGTAGTAGCCCTGGAAGATGCCGTGGTGGAGGACCAGCCAGTGGTTCGCCTCGCCGACGTAGGGCCGCAGGACGGCGGCGGCGAGCTGGCTGTGATTCTCCGGCGCCAGGACGTCGCCGATGTCGTGGAGCAGGGCGACCACCACGGTCTCCTCGTCGGCCCCGTCTCGCAGGGCGCGGGTCGCGGTCTGCAGCGAATGCTGGTAGCGGTCGATGCGGTAGCCGAACTTCGGCCCCGCCATCGCCTTGAGCATGCCGAGCACGCTGTCGGCGAGGGTTGCCCGCGTGTGGGCGCGGAGCAGGCCGTCGACCAGGGCATAGTCCTCGGCCGTGCCCTGGTCCATGCGGGTGAAGCTGACGCTGTCCATGGCTGCCCTCCTGAAGGACCCCCGGCCCCGGTCGCGGTCCGGGCTTATTCGTTCCGTTCGGCCCTGCCTGCGGCCCAGTCCCCGGCGGCCAGGGCGTAGACGAAGATCCGGCCCTTGGCGGCGACCCGATCGTGGTCGAGCCGAAAGCCGAGTGCCCTCATGATCCGGTGTGAGGCCGCGTTGCGCTCCTCCACCACCGACATCACCGCTCCGAGAGCGAAGCGGTCGAAGCCCTGGTCGAGGACCGCCGCGATCGCCTCGCGCGCCAGGCCTCGGCCCCAGTAGCGGCGCAGCAGGGCGTAGCGCAGGAAGGGCTCGGGCCGCTCCGACATCGAAAAGAAGCCGCATTCTCCGACGAAGTCGCCGGTCGACTTCAGGCTCAGCGCGTAGAGGCCGCGCCCCTCGCGCGCCCAGTTGGCCAGGTGGCCGGCGAAGACCTCCTTCGCCTGGACCCGGTCCAGGCACCCCAGCTTGGTGTGGCGGGTGACCTCCGGATCGCCGTAGAGCGTCACCGCCGCCTCCAGGTGCTCCGGGACGTAGGGGTCCAGCAACAGGCGCTCCGTCTCAATCCGAGTCACGGCCTGCCCCTTGCTCGCAGGGGGACGAAGGGGAGGGCGGCTGCGTAACGCAAGTCATCACGTGCCGAAGTATGCAACAGGCCTCAGGGAGACGACAGGATGACGAGTCGCAGCAAACGTGTGGTGACGATCTTCGGAGCCTTCGGCCTAGCCCTGGTGTTGTCGGGCTGTCACTACCATCACCTCCGTCACCACCGCCACCACCACGGCCACGGTTTCGACCAGGGGCACCACGGTCACGGCGGCGCATACCACGGCCACTACAAGAAAATGCATCACGACGACGACTGAGGATCCGGCGCGCAGTGCCCGGTCCCCCTTCAGGCCCCGTTGCGCCGACGGCGCCGGCGGCGGCCCTCGGCCGGTGCCGCCACCGCCTTGGCGGCGCGCGGTGCGGGCAGCTTCACCGCCTCGGCGAGCTTGGGGAAGGCCGCGGTGGAATGCGGAATGCCCATGGCCTCGACGAAGTGGGCCTGGAACTGCGGCTCGACCGCGGTCTCGACCTTCTCGACCCCGCGCACGATGCGCTGGATCTCGTCGCGGGCGGTCTGGTTCAGGAGCGCGATCCGGGCCCCGGTGCCGGCGGCGTTGCCGGCCGCGTAGACGTGCGCAAGGTCGCAGTCCGGGATCAGGCCCAGGATCATGGCGTACTTGACGTCGATGTGGCTGCCGAAGGCGCCGGCCAGGACGATGCGGTCGACCCGGTCGATGCCCAGGCGGTCCATCAGCAGGCGCGCGCCGGCGTAGAGCGCCGCCTTGGCGAGCTGGATCGCGCGGACGTCGTTCTGGGTGATGCGGATCTCCGGCTCGCCGGCGTGCAGCAGGTAGGAGAAGGTCCGTCCGTCGGCCTCGACCCGGCTGCTGCGCGCCCGGGCGGCGCCGTCGATGGTGCCGTCGCCGGTCAGGATCCCGGCCAGGTACATCTCGGCCAGGACCTCGATGATGCCGGAGCCGCAGATGCCGGTGACCCCGGTCGCCGCCGTCTCCGCCTCGAAGCCGTCCTCGTCTGACCAGAGCTCGCTGCCGATGATTCGGAAGCGCGGCTCCAGGGTTTCGGGGTCGATGCGGACCCGCTCGATGGCCCCCGGCGCGGCGCGCTGCCCGCCGGAGATCTGGGCGCCCTCGAAGGCCGGGCCGGTCGGCGAGGAGGCGGCCAGCAGGCGCTCCTTGTTGCCGAGGACGATCTCGGCGTTGGTGCCGACGTCGACGATCAGGCTGATCTCATCGCGCTGCTGGGGACTCTCGGAAAGGATCACCCCGGCGGTGTCGGCGCCGACGTGCCCGGCGATGCAGGGCAGGATGTAGACCCGCGCGTCCTCGTTCATGACCAGGCCGAGCTCGCTGGCCCAGAGGGTCATGCCGCTGTTTGTCGCGAGCGCGAAGGGCGCGCCGCCGAGCTCGGTCGGATCGATGCCGAGCAGCAGGTGGTGCATGATCGGGTTGCCGACGAAGGTCGCGTTGAGGATCTCCTCGACCGCGATCCCGGCCTCCGCGGCGACCTCGGCGATCAGCCGCTTGATGCCCGTGCGGAC from Kiloniellales bacterium includes the following:
- a CDS encoding HD domain-containing protein, yielding MDSVSFTRMDQGTAEDYALVDGLLRAHTRATLADSVLGMLKAMAGPKFGYRIDRYQHSLQTATRALRDGADEETVVVALLHDIGDVLAPENHSQLAAAVLRPYVGEANHWLVLHHGIFQGYYYFHHFGLDRDARESFRGHPCFEITAAFCERWDQTSFDPDYDTLPLAAFEPMVRRLFAREPKMNY
- a CDS encoding GNAT family N-acetyltransferase — its product is MTRIETERLLLDPYVPEHLEAAVTLYGDPEVTRHTKLGCLDRVQAKEVFAGHLANWAREGRGLYALSLKSTGDFVGECGFFSMSERPEPFLRYALLRRYWGRGLAREAIAAVLDQGFDRFALGAVMSVVEERNAASHRIMRALGFRLDHDRVAAKGRIFVYALAAGDWAAGRAERNE
- a CDS encoding ASKHA domain-containing protein, producing MSEADSRVVFTPSGRRGRFPAGTPLLKAARALGVDIDSVCGGRGLCGRCQIEVAEGDFAKHGLVSKAGHLTAFNEVEARYAGKRGLQPGRRLSCQACLAGDAVVDVPPESQVHKQVVRKRAEVRDIQLDPAMRLHYVEVEEPDMHQPTGDLERLLKALAEQWGLTGLEECDLHTLQRLQKALREGHWKVTVAVHRGQRITAIWPGFHDRAYGLAVDVGSTTIAAHLCNLSTGEVVASGGVMNPQIRFGEDLMSRVSYVMMHPGGDAELTAAVRTGIKRLIAEVAAEAGIAVEEILNATFVGNPIMHHLLLGIDPTELGGAPFALATNSGMTLWASELGLVMNEDARVYILPCIAGHVGADTAGVILSESPQQRDEISLIVDVGTNAEIVLGNKERLLAASSPTGPAFEGAQISGGQRAAPGAIERVRIDPETLEPRFRIIGSELWSDEDGFEAETAATGVTGICGSGIIEVLAEMYLAGILTGDGTIDGAARARSSRVEADGRTFSYLLHAGEPEIRITQNDVRAIQLAKAALYAGARLLMDRLGIDRVDRIVLAGAFGSHIDVKYAMILGLIPDCDLAHVYAAGNAAGTGARIALLNQTARDEIQRIVRGVEKVETAVEPQFQAHFVEAMGIPHSTAAFPKLAEAVKLPAPRAAKAVAAPAEGRRRRRRRNGA